Proteins found in one Halobaculum sp. MBLA0147 genomic segment:
- a CDS encoding ABC transporter substrate-binding protein, whose translation MPEDTTRRGFLAAAGTGAAAALAGCSGNEPADSTETQAQTDTGTPEPTDTATPTPDKEQTGGTLQLASPGPVQTLDPVNAKGSGAGYNQYNATLMNFPNGDLPPVGDLATDYELSNGGKTYTFSLKQGVQFHDGTELTAEDFVYSWERLAGSEETRNADDIIGDTMTIQHETTEGMDGVAAFKPGTLAVEAVDEYTLEFTMETPFLGTLQQVAGGAFAPIPAGAVAYPKDYEQHGLDGLMYEGEYEYNEYFSTQGDGPFFAGAGPFTVDSWSKGDQIVLSAFDDYHGEGPLIDEIVFTVIGNSSTRYSRYKNGNLDMLGVSSSTAIPTAQFDPSRRTIDTDRGTYRTGTYEMDNGETTNYGEAPALDTDYIVFNCARTPKPVRQAIAYLINQERIANDVYKGLNVPAYHLSPPAAFPAAEGENPADNYNAHYQDGEGSQLDVASDGYMYGIGEARIDQAKQVMRDAGYGPDNRYEVEFTVFSGSTGWDAISKNLRDKASAAFIDINIVKADFGTIIGQALDGAMDMFSLGDGMEYADPSNFLRFIPPYDEPSGMFTRWTYQVRASDVDTAGAGVEQIRDDVYGALDADFPKDHIKVENTGDDAENPPAVRVAIENVTPDELSSALSSAGYTVNGSVESTQAEFDPLMPRSDRQWDKYQANRGPSAEERAARREVYRFVEETNWEAVQELPLVHGISQRIWQDRVNVRMSGTMEDQTFNQLTLDDGN comes from the coding sequence ATGCCCGAGGACACAACTCGACGCGGGTTCCTGGCGGCGGCTGGTACGGGCGCAGCGGCCGCGCTCGCGGGGTGCAGCGGGAACGAGCCTGCCGACTCGACGGAGACGCAGGCACAGACCGACACCGGGACGCCGGAGCCGACGGACACGGCGACGCCGACGCCGGACAAAGAGCAGACGGGCGGGACGCTCCAGTTGGCCTCGCCCGGTCCGGTCCAGACGCTGGACCCGGTGAACGCGAAGGGGTCCGGTGCGGGGTACAACCAGTACAACGCGACGCTGATGAACTTCCCGAACGGGGACCTGCCCCCGGTCGGCGACCTGGCGACGGACTACGAGCTGTCGAACGGCGGCAAGACGTACACGTTCTCGCTGAAACAGGGCGTGCAGTTCCACGACGGGACGGAGCTGACCGCGGAGGACTTCGTCTACTCGTGGGAGCGGCTCGCGGGCTCCGAGGAGACCCGCAACGCGGACGACATCATCGGCGACACGATGACCATCCAACACGAGACGACGGAGGGGATGGACGGTGTCGCCGCGTTCAAACCCGGAACGCTGGCGGTCGAGGCGGTCGACGAGTACACGCTGGAGTTCACGATGGAGACCCCGTTCCTGGGGACGCTCCAGCAGGTCGCGGGCGGCGCGTTCGCGCCGATCCCGGCGGGTGCGGTCGCGTACCCGAAGGACTACGAACAGCACGGACTGGACGGCCTGATGTACGAGGGGGAGTACGAGTACAACGAGTACTTCTCGACGCAGGGTGACGGGCCGTTCTTCGCCGGTGCGGGGCCGTTCACCGTCGACTCCTGGAGCAAGGGCGACCAGATCGTCCTGTCGGCGTTCGACGACTACCACGGCGAGGGGCCGCTGATCGACGAGATCGTCTTCACGGTGATCGGCAACTCCTCGACCCGGTACAGCCGGTACAAGAACGGCAACCTCGACATGCTGGGCGTCTCCTCGTCGACGGCCATCCCGACGGCCCAGTTCGACCCGAGTCGCCGCACCATCGACACGGACCGGGGCACCTACCGCACCGGCACCTACGAGATGGACAACGGCGAGACGACGAACTACGGGGAGGCCCCGGCGCTGGACACGGACTACATCGTATTCAACTGCGCGCGGACGCCCAAGCCCGTCCGACAGGCGATCGCGTACCTGATCAACCAGGAGCGGATCGCCAACGACGTGTACAAGGGCCTCAACGTGCCCGCGTACCACCTCTCGCCGCCGGCCGCGTTCCCGGCCGCGGAGGGTGAGAACCCGGCGGACAACTACAACGCACACTACCAGGACGGCGAGGGGAGCCAACTCGACGTGGCCTCCGACGGCTACATGTACGGGATCGGCGAGGCCCGCATCGACCAGGCGAAGCAGGTGATGCGCGACGCCGGCTACGGTCCGGACAACCGCTACGAGGTCGAGTTCACCGTCTTCTCCGGGAGCACCGGGTGGGACGCCATCTCGAAGAACCTCCGGGACAAGGCGTCGGCCGCGTTCATCGACATCAACATCGTGAAGGCGGACTTCGGGACGATCATCGGCCAGGCACTCGACGGCGCGATGGACATGTTCTCGCTGGGTGACGGGATGGAGTACGCGGATCCGTCGAACTTCCTGCGGTTCATCCCGCCGTACGACGAGCCGAGCGGGATGTTCACGCGGTGGACCTACCAGGTCCGTGCCAGCGACGTGGACACGGCGGGTGCCGGGGTCGAGCAGATCCGCGACGACGTGTACGGGGCGCTCGACGCGGACTTCCCGAAGGACCACATCAAGGTCGAGAACACGGGGGACGACGCCGAGAACCCGCCCGCGGTGCGGGTCGCCATCGAGAACGTCACCCCGGACGAACTCTCTTCGGCGCTGTCGTCGGCCGGCTACACGGTGAACGGCTCCGTCGAGTCGACGCAGGCGGAGTTCGACCCGCTGATGCCGCGTTCGGACCGGCAGTGGGACAAGTACCAGGCGAACCGTGGTCCCTCCGCGGAGGAGCGGGCCGCCCGCCGCGAGGTGTACCGGTTCGTCGAGGAGACGAACTGGGAGGCCGTCCAAGAGCTTCCGCTGGTCCACGGGATCAGCCAGCGCATCTGGCAGGATCGCGTGAACGTTCGGATGTCCGGAACGATGGAAGACCAGACGTTCAACCAGCTCACGCTGGACGACGGCAACTGA
- a CDS encoding metallophosphoesterase, producing the protein MNPVDRDGRSSGVRMASLDRPRTDERTRLAVIADPHLSTRESGTSKLFEHTEAHVEAALQDAAARDPDAVVCAGDITKDGEPWNFERFDEILADADLDAPFYSVPGNHDVPKEGYDHDNLPVAEFAERYAPGEEFPFHVEVGGVDLLGINSSGDETFLTDTHEGLVREETVEWLADTLPETDTPVVVSHFNLPAMAEQVHEHRDLAEPDMFVPPELRDPEPFVDVLAENDAPLVLTGHLHMPSTVDQRGVREVMVPTTCSFPQSYLLVDVGPEGTEIRLVPCADFEGTVRGHRERAGDSVTARGLTAMAATRLAQFPLVEE; encoded by the coding sequence GTGAACCCTGTCGACCGCGACGGACGCAGTTCGGGCGTCCGGATGGCGTCGTTGGACCGGCCACGAACCGACGAGCGGACACGACTCGCCGTGATCGCGGACCCACACCTCTCGACGCGGGAGTCGGGTACCTCGAAGCTGTTCGAACACACCGAGGCCCACGTCGAGGCCGCACTGCAGGACGCGGCAGCACGCGACCCCGACGCCGTCGTGTGTGCCGGCGACATCACGAAGGACGGCGAGCCGTGGAACTTCGAGCGGTTCGACGAGATCCTGGCCGACGCCGATCTCGACGCGCCGTTCTACAGCGTCCCCGGCAACCACGACGTGCCCAAGGAGGGGTACGACCACGACAACCTCCCGGTCGCGGAGTTCGCGGAGCGGTACGCCCCGGGCGAGGAGTTCCCGTTCCACGTCGAGGTCGGCGGCGTCGATCTGCTGGGGATCAACTCCTCGGGCGACGAGACGTTCCTGACGGACACCCACGAGGGGTTGGTGCGCGAGGAGACCGTCGAGTGGCTCGCCGACACGCTGCCGGAGACCGACACGCCGGTCGTCGTCTCGCACTTCAACCTCCCGGCGATGGCCGAGCAGGTCCACGAGCACCGGGACCTCGCGGAACCGGACATGTTCGTCCCGCCGGAGCTGCGCGACCCCGAGCCGTTCGTCGACGTGCTCGCGGAGAACGACGCGCCGCTGGTGTTGACCGGACACCTCCACATGCCCTCGACTGTCGACCAGCGTGGTGTTCGCGAGGTGATGGTGCCGACGACGTGTTCGTTCCCGCAGTCGTACCTCCTCGTCGACGTGGGACCGGAGGGGACCGAGATCAGGCTGGTCCCGTGTGCAGACTTCGAGGGGACCGTCCGGGGTCACCGCGAACGGGCCGGTGACTCCGTCACCGCCCGTGGGCTGACCGCGATGGCCGCGACGCGACTCGCCCAGTTCCCGCTCGTCGAGGAGTGA
- a CDS encoding carbohydrate kinase family protein — MSDADGSPADGVDESPVIDADESPVVATVGAATVDRHYAVSNLPAPDGGAFAETVTERFGGVAANVACAVSALGHEAGVVTRLGTDELGDAVATDLREGPLDTTRVRRGEADEVSTHCVILVDDDGTRSIVTAGESVRRLRLDESDRAYLAASEVVFVTAYAPDTVQQSLAAWSESSSFPPVVFDLSGPLSELEGRGATPASIDRWVDRAALFVVGDVAADSYLDATGRDAADRLADRGVTRAAVTSGPDGATLVTRDDEVVGVPARDVEVVDETGAGDAYVGGLIHAWLLAGRSPAVAGRVAACVAAENCTAAGARGAHPSRDRAAALLDGWDATDGRDPADR; from the coding sequence ATGTCCGACGCGGACGGGAGCCCAGCAGACGGGGTGGACGAGTCGCCGGTGATCGACGCGGACGAGTCGCCGGTCGTCGCGACGGTGGGCGCGGCCACGGTCGACCGGCACTACGCGGTGTCGAACCTCCCGGCACCGGACGGCGGTGCGTTCGCCGAGACCGTCACGGAACGGTTCGGTGGCGTCGCCGCCAACGTCGCCTGCGCCGTCTCGGCACTGGGCCACGAGGCGGGTGTCGTCACGCGGCTCGGGACGGACGAGTTGGGTGACGCCGTCGCGACCGACCTCCGCGAGGGACCGCTCGACACGACTCGCGTCCGGCGCGGGGAGGCAGACGAGGTGTCGACACACTGCGTGATCCTGGTCGACGACGACGGCACGCGGAGCATCGTCACGGCCGGCGAGAGTGTCCGGCGACTCCGTCTGGACGAGTCGGACCGCGCGTACCTCGCTGCGAGCGAGGTCGTGTTCGTCACCGCGTACGCGCCGGACACAGTCCAGCAGTCGCTCGCCGCGTGGAGCGAGTCGTCGTCGTTCCCGCCGGTGGTGTTCGACCTCTCCGGGCCGCTGTCGGAGTTGGAGGGGCGTGGCGCGACACCGGCGTCGATCGACCGGTGGGTGGACCGCGCGGCGCTGTTCGTCGTCGGGGACGTGGCCGCCGACTCCTACCTCGACGCGACGGGCCGAGACGCCGCCGACCGACTCGCAGACCGTGGGGTGACCCGCGCGGCGGTCACGAGTGGTCCGGACGGCGCGACGTTGGTGACCCGCGACGACGAGGTGGTCGGCGTGCCCGCTCGAGACGTGGAGGTCGTCGACGAGACGGGTGCGGGTGACGCGTACGTCGGCGGGTTGATTCACGCGTGGCTGTTGGCCGGCCGCTCGCCGGCAGTCGCAGGCCGAGTCGCAGCCTGCGTGGCCGCCGAAAACTGTACTGCGGCGGGCGCTCGTGGCGCTCACCCGAGTCGCGACCGCGCGGCGGCGTTACTCGACGGGTGGGATGCCACCGACGGTCGGGACCCTGCCGACAGGTGA
- a CDS encoding BtpA/SgcQ family protein: MTLERFDAAKPVIGMVHLPPLPGAPNFDGDREAILADARRDARRLDAGGVDGVMVENFGDAPFYPDDVPKHVVASMTRAANAVNEEISVPLGINVLRNDSLADLAVAQAVDADFVRANVHTGARVTDQGIVEGRAHEVMRERERLDADVALFADHDVKHSAPLGTREYNAESMADGVERGLADATVVTGIGTGHGVDLDDLEAAVERRDAYDLDVPIFVGSGVRADTVGEILSLADGVIVGTSLKEDGDVGRPVSEERVSELVAAARDAE, from the coding sequence GTGACACTGGAACGGTTCGACGCGGCGAAGCCGGTGATCGGGATGGTACACCTGCCGCCGCTGCCGGGGGCACCGAACTTCGACGGCGACCGCGAGGCGATCCTCGCCGACGCGCGCCGCGACGCACGGCGACTCGACGCCGGCGGCGTCGACGGTGTGATGGTCGAGAACTTCGGCGACGCCCCCTTCTACCCCGACGACGTCCCGAAGCACGTCGTCGCGTCGATGACGCGCGCCGCGAACGCCGTGAACGAGGAGATCTCCGTCCCGCTGGGGATCAACGTGCTCCGCAACGACTCGCTGGCGGACCTCGCGGTCGCGCAGGCGGTCGACGCCGACTTCGTGCGGGCGAACGTCCACACGGGTGCACGAGTGACCGACCAGGGGATCGTCGAGGGACGTGCCCACGAGGTGATGCGAGAACGCGAGCGCCTCGACGCCGACGTGGCGCTGTTCGCGGACCACGACGTGAAACACTCCGCACCGTTGGGGACCCGTGAGTACAACGCCGAGAGCATGGCAGACGGCGTCGAGCGCGGCCTCGCGGACGCGACGGTCGTCACCGGGATCGGGACGGGACACGGTGTCGATCTGGACGATCTGGAGGCCGCCGTCGAGCGGCGCGACGCGTACGACCTCGACGTGCCGATCTTCGTCGGGAGCGGCGTCCGCGCGGACACCGTCGGCGAGATCCTCTCGCTGGCCGACGGCGTGATCGTCGGCACCTCGCTCAAGGAGGACGGCGACGTGGGCCGACCGGTGTCGGAAGAGCGAGTCTCGGAGCTCGTCGCCGCCGCACGCGACGCCGAGTGA
- a CDS encoding LEA type 2 family protein, with translation MPRLGETLFGSPLRIVVVGLLSVALVIGGGFAVGVFGVPSVDGVENRFGTVTNETTVIETDLELSNPNPVGVQLGGVSVNYTVSMNGVRMAEGSRRGVAVPAGNSTLTLTTRLDNERIPAWWVTHVRDEEQTRLVVNATVTSPTLGVTREFSVTRSIETDLLGAFASTETRPVNADVPLVSDPVLYVNETDARWGTPTTEETPLDATFTVYNPKPIPYAISEIGYEVYMNDVRVGAGTTEEPYALPPKTETDVGVGAVIRNAALDEWWVSHLQNDQRTALRIDFYARLDLGGGQTVRVPLDELTYRETIETDIFGTDGSDAGSNGDTQSSGSESTATTASSSRTTTSPTSASEGPETDDGLLGGATPTDAPSDEVSETPTGAETPTPTDATPTPTDTPTDGDGLLGGGDGTDTPTDGGGLLGGGNETTTETDDGPYDRTPVRRVDRDGSRE, from the coding sequence ATGCCACGCCTCGGAGAGACGCTGTTCGGGTCGCCGCTCCGGATCGTCGTCGTCGGACTGCTGTCCGTCGCGCTCGTGATCGGTGGTGGGTTCGCCGTCGGGGTGTTCGGGGTCCCGTCCGTCGACGGCGTCGAGAACCGGTTCGGGACCGTGACGAACGAGACCACCGTGATCGAGACCGATCTCGAGTTGTCGAATCCCAATCCGGTCGGCGTCCAGTTGGGTGGTGTCTCCGTGAATTACACCGTCTCGATGAACGGGGTCCGGATGGCCGAGGGGAGTCGACGCGGCGTCGCGGTCCCGGCCGGCAACTCGACGCTGACCCTCACGACCAGACTGGACAACGAGCGGATTCCGGCGTGGTGGGTGACCCACGTCCGCGACGAGGAACAGACACGACTCGTAGTGAACGCGACGGTCACGTCTCCGACGCTCGGGGTGACACGGGAGTTCTCCGTGACGCGGTCGATCGAGACGGACCTACTCGGTGCGTTCGCCTCGACGGAGACACGCCCAGTGAACGCCGACGTGCCACTCGTCTCCGATCCGGTGTTGTACGTCAACGAGACGGACGCCCGCTGGGGGACACCGACGACCGAGGAGACGCCACTGGACGCGACGTTCACCGTCTACAACCCGAAGCCGATCCCGTACGCGATCTCGGAGATCGGTTACGAGGTCTACATGAACGACGTCCGGGTCGGTGCGGGGACGACCGAAGAGCCGTACGCGCTCCCGCCGAAGACGGAGACCGACGTGGGTGTCGGGGCGGTGATCCGCAACGCGGCGCTCGACGAGTGGTGGGTGTCACACCTCCAGAACGACCAACGAACGGCGTTGCGGATCGACTTCTACGCCCGACTGGATCTGGGTGGCGGGCAGACTGTCCGGGTGCCGCTCGACGAACTGACGTACCGCGAGACGATCGAGACGGACATCTTCGGCACCGACGGGAGCGACGCCGGGTCGAACGGAGACACCCAGTCGTCCGGATCGGAGTCCACGGCGACGACAGCGAGTTCGTCGCGGACGACCACCAGTCCGACATCGGCCAGCGAGGGACCGGAGACCGACGACGGACTGCTCGGCGGAGCGACACCGACCGACGCGCCGAGTGACGAAGTGTCGGAGACCCCGACCGGAGCGGAGACACCGACGCCGACCGACGCGACACCGACGCCGACCGACACGCCGACGGACGGCGACGGACTGCTCGGCGGTGGTGACGGTACCGACACACCGACCGACGGTGGTGGACTCCTCGGCGGCGGCAACGAGACCACCACGGAGACCGACGACGGTCCGTACGACCGAACACCGGTCCGTCGCGTCGACCGAGACGGTAGTCGGGAGTAG
- a CDS encoding NmrA family NAD(P)-binding protein gives MTDARPTVLVTAGTGTVGRHVVGELARADVTVRVGSRDPERARERFADDDWRDDQRDDESEAERGDGERASDECDDTASTESDRTGTSTDVPEAPAAFDDFPPLPTDASVDFAAFDYERPETWGPALADVDRLFLVFVPSVGADRLRSFVDAASRVGVDHVAYLSTLGADRNPLIPHFWNERHLRDTPVPHTVLRASFFCQNLHEVHGRAIRDDGEIPVPAGDGETSFVDARDVAAVAARVLSEGSHRDRALDVTGPTAVDYHTVARTLSSVLRRPVTYTDPSAPAFLWRARTEHGLGFALLMIGIYTTARLGLASRVSDDAHEVLGREPRDLRAYAVDYAAAFGVEHADGPGASGPAGSNSTTPRR, from the coding sequence GTGACCGACGCTCGCCCGACCGTTCTCGTCACGGCGGGGACCGGGACGGTCGGTCGCCACGTCGTCGGCGAGTTGGCACGCGCCGACGTGACCGTCCGTGTCGGGAGCCGCGACCCCGAGCGAGCACGCGAGCGGTTCGCGGACGACGACTGGCGCGACGACCAGCGTGACGACGAGAGCGAAGCCGAGCGAGGTGACGGGGAGCGAGCCAGTGACGAGTGCGACGACACCGCGTCGACGGAGTCCGATCGGACGGGGACGAGCACGGACGTCCCGGAAGCCCCGGCGGCGTTCGACGACTTTCCGCCACTCCCGACGGACGCGAGCGTCGATTTCGCCGCGTTCGACTACGAGCGGCCGGAGACGTGGGGACCGGCGCTCGCGGACGTCGACCGACTGTTCCTCGTGTTCGTCCCGAGTGTGGGCGCAGACAGGCTCCGCTCGTTCGTCGACGCGGCGTCTCGGGTGGGTGTCGACCACGTCGCGTACCTCTCGACGCTCGGTGCGGACCGGAACCCGCTGATCCCGCACTTCTGGAACGAGCGGCACCTCCGCGACACGCCGGTCCCACACACGGTCCTCCGTGCGTCGTTCTTCTGTCAGAATCTCCACGAGGTCCACGGGCGTGCGATCCGAGACGACGGCGAGATTCCCGTGCCGGCCGGCGACGGAGAGACGAGCTTCGTCGACGCACGCGACGTCGCGGCCGTCGCGGCGCGGGTGCTCTCCGAGGGATCACACCGGGATCGAGCACTCGACGTGACGGGACCGACGGCAGTGGACTACCACACTGTCGCACGGACGCTCTCTTCGGTCCTCCGGCGACCCGTCACCTACACCGACCCTTCGGCCCCGGCCTTCCTCTGGCGAGCGCGCACCGAGCACGGACTGGGGTTCGCGCTCCTGATGATCGGTATCTACACCACCGCACGACTCGGGCTCGCCTCACGAGTGAGTGACGACGCACACGAGGTACTCGGACGAGAGCCGCGCGACTTGCGTGCGTACGCAGTCGACTACGCCGCCGCGTTCGGCGTGGAGCACGCCGACGGGCCGGGTGCTAGCGGTCCTGCTGGGTCGAACTCGACGACACCCCGGCGCTGA
- a CDS encoding NAD(P)-dependent oxidoreductase: MRITVFGASGRTGIPLVRAAVADGHEVVAFVRTAEKLTRTPPDGGARIDADDPNLEIVEGDAYTGEGVVEAVRGADAVVSVLGQTSGSPDDLLTVAGDHVLDAMRETGVRRFVGLVGAGVREPGESVSLPGRAMGVLLRLAAGSVLADAETHVQRVEETNLDWTVARVPRLTDDPGTGEYRAGDVTLGFEAVSRADVAQMLLDTVVDEAYVRELPKVGPA, encoded by the coding sequence GTGAGAATCACAGTGTTCGGTGCGTCGGGACGGACTGGAATCCCGCTGGTGCGGGCGGCGGTGGCGGACGGCCACGAGGTCGTCGCCTTCGTCCGGACGGCGGAGAAGTTGACACGGACACCACCGGACGGTGGAGCACGGATCGACGCCGACGACCCGAACCTCGAGATCGTCGAGGGTGACGCCTACACCGGCGAGGGGGTCGTGGAGGCGGTCCGTGGAGCGGACGCCGTCGTCTCCGTGCTCGGTCAGACGAGCGGGAGTCCAGACGACCTCCTCACGGTCGCGGGCGACCACGTCCTCGACGCGATGCGAGAGACCGGCGTCCGCCGGTTCGTCGGGCTCGTCGGCGCGGGCGTCCGCGAACCGGGGGAGTCCGTCTCGCTCCCCGGGCGGGCGATGGGGGTCCTGTTGCGACTCGCCGCCGGCTCGGTGTTGGCCGACGCCGAGACACACGTCCAGCGGGTCGAGGAGACGAACCTCGACTGGACCGTGGCCCGCGTCCCGCGCCTGACGGACGACCCCGGCACGGGCGAGTACCGAGCCGGCGACGTGACGTTGGGCTTCGAGGCCGTCTCGCGAGCCGACGTGGCGCAGATGCTGTTGGACACAGTCGTGGACGAGGCGTACGTCCGCGAGCTCCCGAAGGTGGGTCCGGCGTGA
- a CDS encoding ankyrin repeat domain-containing protein has protein sequence MTDDGDDLYRRTDIESAIVQGDKSKYDELIDDADLDHRGGNNNTLLHEATIMGRTEIVADLLERGIDIDAVDDGGKTALHCAIQEGYPEIAQTLLDNGARVDIKDAYEVEPLLHAVGESYYDLTERILERGGDPTHENEVGISPLSLAREGWPQKYVDLLESYADEGDA, from the coding sequence ATGACTGACGACGGAGACGATCTGTACCGTCGTACCGACATCGAATCGGCTATCGTACAGGGCGACAAGTCGAAATACGACGAACTGATCGACGACGCCGACCTCGACCACAGAGGCGGGAACAACAACACACTGCTACACGAAGCGACGATTATGGGTCGGACAGAGATCGTCGCGGATCTCTTGGAGCGTGGAATCGACATCGACGCGGTAGACGACGGTGGGAAAACGGCACTCCACTGTGCAATTCAGGAGGGATATCCGGAGATCGCGCAGACACTCCTCGACAACGGCGCACGAGTCGATATCAAAGACGCGTACGAGGTAGAACCTCTCCTCCACGCAGTGGGCGAGTCGTACTACGACCTGACCGAGCGCATTCTCGAACGAGGCGGCGACCCGACTCACGAGAACGAAGTCGGAATCAGCCCACTGAGCCTCGCACGCGAAGGGTGGCCACAGAAGTACGTCGACCTGCTCGAATCCTACGCCGACGAGGGCGACGCGTAG
- a CDS encoding DUF4157 domain-containing protein produces MSRRSRRSRNRSAETNDAEASRTESGEESQRWPSDAAVGPNTAGPTTKEEAEAYYGREIDSAKEYRELQRLEKAYGGQVHRWIDEGIPLDAMGDQSKIQRFRERRDSEIPYDIEEFNQDSLDENTGRVARRVREGPAGETDVPDSVREVLSSPGRSLDPAVQRAVEERMGESFGDVRIHTGPKAAEAADEIDARAFTVGNHVAFGAGEYDPESTEGQHVLVHELAHVRQQTAGAVSMLPRDAKLDPAVAGVVGDGSREGGATVQRLLAGSALGVDALGATPVYLQRSERQPRRDNGEFGEIDWGEYEEKRFGRQRRPEYDEPGQRREVWERAKRKADNGVVVDPNTRQPLGTFEDYGDSWEMGHKPGREYQYLVRYYLLGVISEEEFVSEYQDPEHYHPEDPSANRSHEYERDGQYWADKWGDLEEHRDD; encoded by the coding sequence ATGAGTCGACGGTCGCGGCGGTCCCGAAACAGGAGCGCAGAGACGAACGACGCAGAGGCGAGTCGCACGGAGAGTGGTGAGGAGAGCCAGCGGTGGCCGTCGGACGCTGCGGTCGGTCCCAACACCGCCGGGCCAACTACGAAGGAGGAAGCAGAGGCGTACTACGGTCGAGAGATAGACAGTGCGAAGGAGTACAGAGAGTTGCAGCGGTTGGAGAAGGCGTACGGTGGACAGGTCCACCGGTGGATCGACGAGGGGATTCCGCTTGACGCGATGGGTGACCAGTCGAAGATCCAACGCTTCAGAGAGCGCCGCGACTCCGAGATTCCCTACGACATCGAGGAGTTCAACCAGGACTCTCTCGACGAGAACACAGGTCGTGTCGCCCGACGAGTGCGAGAGGGGCCGGCCGGTGAGACGGACGTTCCCGACTCAGTCCGTGAAGTACTCTCGTCGCCTGGCCGGTCGCTCGATCCGGCAGTCCAGCGCGCCGTCGAAGAGCGGATGGGCGAGTCGTTCGGCGACGTACGGATTCACACTGGCCCGAAGGCAGCCGAAGCGGCCGACGAGATCGATGCGCGAGCGTTCACCGTCGGTAACCACGTCGCGTTCGGTGCCGGCGAGTACGATCCCGAATCGACCGAGGGGCAACACGTCTTGGTCCACGAGTTGGCGCACGTTCGCCAGCAGACGGCCGGGGCGGTGTCGATGCTCCCTCGTGACGCCAAACTCGATCCGGCGGTGGCGGGAGTCGTCGGGGACGGCTCACGAGAGGGTGGTGCGACGGTCCAGCGTCTCCTCGCCGGGAGCGCACTCGGTGTCGACGCGCTGGGTGCCACGCCCGTGTACCTCCAGCGGTCCGAACGACAGCCACGGCGCGACAACGGCGAATTCGGCGAGATCGACTGGGGGGAGTACGAGGAGAAGCGGTTCGGTCGACAGCGACGGCCGGAGTACGACGAACCGGGACAGAGACGTGAAGTCTGGGAACGTGCCAAGCGGAAGGCAGACAACGGCGTTGTCGTGGACCCGAACACACGTCAACCACTGGGCACGTTCGAGGATTACGGTGACTCGTGGGAGATGGGACACAAACCGGGGCGCGAATACCAGTACTTAGTCAGGTACTATCTTCTCGGCGTAATATCTGAGGAGGAATTCGTGTCGGAGTATCAGGACCCGGAGCACTATCATCCCGAAGATCCAAGCGCGAACAGGAGCCACGAGTATGAACGAGACGGACAGTATTGGGCAGACAAGTGGGGCGACCTGGAGGAACACAGAGATGACTGA
- a CDS encoding winged helix-turn-helix transcriptional regulator translates to MAEPPEVPELDAGLSREEARALKESFDEAERERIQTTVADLLDLLGRAHAMAVLSTFAFSEEPLRFSDLEDELEIAPNTLSTRLSELTEAGLLDRTAYDEIPPRVEYTPTERAEALFPVFAHLHHWAIEHDL, encoded by the coding sequence ATGGCCGAACCGCCGGAGGTGCCGGAACTGGACGCCGGGCTGTCCCGAGAGGAGGCGCGGGCGCTGAAGGAGTCGTTCGACGAGGCGGAACGCGAGCGGATCCAGACGACGGTCGCGGATCTGCTCGACCTCCTCGGCCGGGCGCACGCGATGGCCGTGTTGTCGACGTTCGCCTTCTCCGAGGAACCGCTCCGCTTCTCCGATCTGGAAGACGAACTGGAGATCGCACCCAACACCCTCTCGACGCGTCTCTCGGAACTCACCGAGGCGGGGCTGCTCGACCGGACCGCCTACGACGAGATCCCGCCGCGGGTGGAGTACACACCCACCGAGCGCGCCGAGGCACTGTTCCCCGTGTTCGCGCACCTCCACCACTGGGCGATCGAACACGATCTGTGA